The following proteins come from a genomic window of Limnohabitans sp. 103DPR2:
- the rnr gene encoding ribonuclease R — protein MYIKKISHPSGLLDEIEGSVQGHRDGHGFLIRDDGDGDIFLSPNEMRAVLHKDRVKVRIVRQDRKGRPEGRVVEILERPAQPIIGRLLNEGGIWIVAPEDKRYGQDILIPKVGIGAGKPGQVVVVELTEPPALFGQPVGRVKEVLGEIDDPGMEIDIAVRKYSVPHEFSAACLNLARELPDKVRPQDSKDRIDLTDIPLVTIDGEDARDFDDAVYCEPAKIGKAKGWRLLVAIADVSNYVETGSAIDIDAYDRATSVYFPRRVIPMLPEKLSNGLCSLNPEVERLCMVCDMLITAKGEIHAYQFYPAVMYSHARFTYTEVAAILANTRGPEAIKRKARVNDLLNLHDVYRALLSSRAVRGAVDFETTETQIICDDNGRIEKIVPRVRTEAHRLIEEAMLAANVCSADFIQSSKHPGLFRVHEGPTPEKKDLLRNYLKSLGLPYTVSDEPKPSEFQHIAQATKDRPDAQQIHTMLLRSMQQAIYTPINSGHFGLAYEAYTHFTSPIRRYPDLLVHRVIKAILAHKKYQLPALPLPGEAHAKLAKRLQKNKAGAQMDDAPRIKMSPAEQQAWEAAGLHCSANERRADEASRDVEAWLKCKYMREHLGEEYSGVVTSATSFGIFVTLDNLYVEGLVHITELGGEYFRFDEARQELRGERTGIRYAIGTRVQIQVSRVDLDGRKIDFRLVNPAEEFSVRQMRDKGPGKQGASRNDNGNTRGSMGGAEGAKSKSRPFNARQAEGGKPSTRHGKVSPKGAPSKSSGAKKSSQSRKSRR, from the coding sequence TTGTATATCAAAAAAATTAGCCACCCCTCAGGACTGCTCGATGAGATCGAAGGCAGTGTGCAAGGCCACCGCGATGGACATGGCTTTCTCATTCGTGACGATGGTGATGGCGATATTTTCTTGTCGCCCAACGAAATGCGTGCCGTGTTGCACAAAGACCGCGTCAAAGTTCGCATCGTCCGACAAGACCGAAAAGGCAGACCTGAAGGTCGTGTCGTTGAAATTTTGGAGCGTCCCGCTCAGCCCATCATCGGCCGCTTGCTCAATGAAGGCGGCATTTGGATTGTGGCCCCTGAAGACAAGCGCTATGGCCAAGACATTCTGATTCCCAAAGTAGGCATTGGCGCAGGTAAACCTGGGCAGGTGGTGGTGGTTGAATTGACGGAGCCACCTGCTTTGTTTGGTCAACCGGTTGGACGCGTCAAAGAAGTGCTGGGAGAGATTGACGACCCAGGCATGGAAATCGACATTGCTGTTCGCAAGTACAGCGTGCCGCACGAGTTCTCTGCCGCATGTTTGAATTTGGCGCGCGAGCTACCCGACAAGGTTCGCCCTCAAGATTCCAAAGATCGCATCGACCTTACTGACATTCCGTTGGTCACCATCGACGGTGAAGACGCTCGCGATTTTGACGATGCGGTGTATTGCGAACCCGCCAAGATTGGCAAAGCAAAAGGCTGGCGCTTGTTGGTGGCCATTGCCGACGTCAGCAATTATGTTGAAACAGGCAGTGCCATCGACATCGACGCTTACGACCGTGCAACCAGCGTTTACTTTCCGCGCCGTGTCATTCCGATGTTGCCGGAAAAACTCTCCAATGGTTTGTGTTCACTGAACCCCGAAGTAGAGCGCTTGTGCATGGTCTGCGACATGTTGATCACGGCCAAAGGCGAGATTCACGCGTACCAGTTTTATCCTGCCGTGATGTACAGCCATGCGCGCTTTACGTACACCGAAGTGGCCGCCATTTTGGCCAACACACGTGGCCCGGAAGCCATCAAGCGCAAAGCACGTGTCAACGATTTGCTCAACTTGCACGATGTGTACCGTGCGCTGTTGTCATCACGTGCTGTTCGTGGTGCAGTCGATTTTGAAACCACCGAAACGCAAATTATTTGTGACGACAACGGCCGCATCGAAAAAATCGTACCGCGTGTTCGCACTGAAGCACACCGCCTGATTGAAGAGGCTATGTTGGCAGCCAATGTCTGCAGCGCCGATTTCATTCAAAGCAGCAAGCATCCCGGCTTGTTCCGTGTGCACGAAGGCCCAACGCCCGAGAAGAAAGATTTGTTGCGCAATTACTTGAAGTCATTGGGCTTGCCTTACACCGTGAGTGATGAGCCCAAACCCAGCGAGTTTCAGCACATTGCACAGGCCACCAAAGACCGGCCCGATGCCCAGCAAATTCACACCATGCTGCTGCGCTCCATGCAGCAAGCCATCTACACGCCCATCAACAGTGGTCACTTTGGCTTGGCCTATGAGGCTTACACGCACTTCACCAGCCCCATTCGTCGCTACCCCGACTTGCTGGTGCACCGTGTCATCAAGGCCATCTTGGCGCACAAGAAGTATCAGCTGCCAGCATTGCCATTGCCCGGAGAGGCCCATGCCAAGCTCGCCAAGCGCTTGCAGAAAAACAAGGCTGGCGCACAAATGGATGACGCGCCGCGCATCAAAATGTCGCCTGCCGAACAACAAGCTTGGGAAGCCGCAGGTCTGCATTGCAGTGCCAACGAGCGCCGCGCCGATGAAGCCAGCCGCGATGTAGAGGCTTGGCTTAAATGCAAATACATGCGCGAGCATTTGGGCGAAGAATATTCAGGCGTGGTCACTTCGGCCACCAGCTTCGGAATTTTTGTGACCTTGGACAATTTGTACGTTGAAGGCTTGGTTCACATCACCGAGTTAGGCGGCGAGTATTTCCGTTTTGACGAAGCACGACAAGAATTGCGAGGCGAGCGAACTGGCATTCGATATGCCATTGGTACTCGCGTTCAAATTCAAGTCAGTCGCGTCGACTTAGACGGACGAAAAATTGACTTCCGTTTGGTGAATCCGGCTGAAGAATTCAGTGTTCGTCAGATGCGTGACAAAGGTCCTGGCAAACAAGGTGCCAGTCGCAATGACAACGGCAACACGCGGGGTTCAATGGGGGGCGCAGAGGGTGCTAAATCCAAGTCGCGTCCTTTCAATGCCCGCCAAGCGGAAGGCGGCAAACCCAGTACCCGGCATGGCAAGGTCAGTCCCAAAGGGGCGCCATCCAAGTCGTCGGGCGCTAAGAAGTCCAGTCAATCGCGAAAGAGTCGTCGCTGA
- a CDS encoding SDR family oxidoreductase: MTHASKIAIVTGAGSGIGKATALALLKDGWSVVLAGRRLANLEEVAAEAKALNANYQVLAVPTDVTQEDSVANLFAQCVKAFGRVDLLFNNAGVSTPAIPIHELSLDMWKGVVDTNLTGMFLCIREAFRVMKDQKPMGGRIINNGSISATTPRPFSIAYTSTKHAVSGLTKTASLDGRQYDIAVGQIDVGNAATPMAMKMAKGVPQANLEIKAEPLMDVALVGTSVVYMASLPLEANVMFHTVMATKMPFAGRG; encoded by the coding sequence ATGACACACGCTTCAAAAATTGCCATCGTGACAGGCGCTGGTTCTGGCATTGGCAAAGCAACGGCGTTGGCTTTGCTGAAAGACGGCTGGTCCGTCGTTTTGGCGGGTCGTCGATTGGCCAACTTGGAAGAGGTGGCGGCAGAAGCCAAAGCGCTCAACGCCAATTACCAAGTGTTGGCAGTTCCGACCGATGTCACGCAAGAAGACTCTGTGGCCAATTTGTTTGCGCAATGCGTGAAAGCATTTGGCCGTGTCGATTTGCTGTTCAACAACGCGGGCGTGAGCACACCGGCCATCCCAATTCATGAACTGAGTTTGGACATGTGGAAAGGGGTGGTCGACACCAACCTGACCGGCATGTTCTTGTGCATTCGTGAGGCTTTCCGTGTGATGAAAGACCAGAAGCCCATGGGCGGTCGCATCATCAACAATGGTTCGATCTCGGCCACCACACCACGCCCGTTCTCCATTGCCTACACCTCCACCAAGCATGCCGTATCTGGCCTCACCAAAACCGCTTCACTCGACGGACGTCAGTACGACATCGCTGTGGGTCAAATTGATGTGGGCAACGCTGCAACCCCCATGGCCATGAAGATGGCCAAAGGTGTGCCACAAGCCAATTTGGAAATCAAAGCAGAGCCCTTGATGGATGTGGCTTTGGTAGGTACTTCCGTGGTGTACATGGCCAGCTTGCCATTGGAAGCCAACGTGATGTTTCACACCGTGATGGCTACCAAGATGCCATTTGCGGGCCGCGGATAA